A stretch of DNA from Myxococcota bacterium:
CACCACAAAAATACCCTCTCCTACACTGTAGAAGAGGGCATCTTGCCCTCCCTCGCTTGCGGGGGAGGGAGATTTGGCTTCAGCCAAATCGGGAGAGGGCTGTACCCGATCCCTGTAGGGTACGCCAAAGTTAGTCGAGAACTGGTATCGCACTTATGCAACAGTCTCTCAGGCCTTATGCCCGCGAACTTCGTCAGTCGCAGACATCTGCGGAGCTTTGGTTGTGGAAGATGGTTAGGGCTCATCGATTCGCTGGATTCAAGTTTCGCAGACAGGTTCCGATAGGGCCCTTTATTGTGGATTTCTATTGCGCGGCCAAGAGACTGGTTATCGAATTAGATGGCGGGCAACATAATGCCGAGCCGGCGTTGATTTATGATTTAAGACGGACTGCATTTTTAAAGAGCAAGGGGCTGGTTGTTTTGAGATTTTGGAACAACGAAGTTTTGGGGCAGCGGGAGTCGGTTTTACAGAAGATTTGGGAGGTGTTGCATGAGAAATCTCCCTCCCCGCACCCGAGCCAGGGCAAGATACCCTCTCCTACTTTGTAGGAGAGGGAGATTTTGGCTAGCCAAAATCGGGAGAGGTTTCCCCCCAACGTTAGACTTTCAATCGCCGGGATCGGCTACAACCCTCTCCCGATTTTGGCGGAGCCAAAATCTCCCTCTCCCACGAAGTGGGAGAGGGATAACAGACAGAATCCTCTTCTGCGCAGCAGGAGAGGTATTATCCTGTCCTCCAAATCTCAAAGCTCAAAGCAGCCTGCTCCAGCAACATCCCCTTACCATTAAACGCCTTTGCGCCGCCCGCGATGGCCTTCTTCATTAAAGGCGTTTCCTCCGGATCATAAACCAAGTCGTAAAGCACTTGACCCGGTCCAAACTGAATCTCCTCTAGATATTCAGGACTCAAGCCCGGCGTACAGTTGACGGTTATATCCCCGGGCATCGGCATCGCGCCGCTCGATCTGGTCCAGGTTTCAATATTGTCCGCATGGCCATGAAATAACGCGTAACCGATCGCTTTGGCCGAGCCCCCTGCTCCCAAAACCAACGCTTTCATGCCAGGCAGTCGCACTTCTTTCTTTCGCAAATCTTCCAAAAAGCCGGGCGCGTCTGTGTTGTCCCCAATCAACTTATCATGCTTCCAAAACAGCGTGTTCACCGCGCCAATCGCCGCAGCTGTATCCGTGAGGCCATCTAAAAAAGGGATAATCTTCTCTTTATGAGGAATCGTCACATTAGCGCCGCCGAAACTTTCCTCCCGAAAGCGTATGACAGCTGCTGCTAAGTCTTCAGATTTGGTCGGCAGCAGCTCATAAGACCAGTCAAGGCCCGCTTGCTTAAACGCTGCATTATGAATCTCAGGACTTAGACTATAATCTAGGGGCCAACCAAAAATACCAAATCGTTTCATATAAAAACCCCTAGCATAGGACCTGGGTTGACCAAAGCACTAATTACACCTACGAAAATCAGGAGCTCTGCCCATAGAAACTGCTTAGTCCTAAAGCGGTAGAGCAAATTTAGGAGCAATTAAAATGGCACGATATCGTGGTCCTCGTTTGAAAATTATTCGCCGTCTTGGCACACCTCTTCCCGGCTTAATGCGCACAGATCCGGATTTGAGACGACCTTATGGGCCGGGCCAACATGGTCCGACCAAGAAATCCAAACTCTCTGGATTTGCTTTGCGCCTAAGAGAAAAGCAAAAGCTACGTTTCCATTACGGCCTGAGCGAAAAGCAATTGAAGCGTTACGTTGCAACTGCTTTCAGAGTCAAAGGAAACCCGGGTCTTACTTTACTCACAAGCCTAGAAAGCAGACTAGACAGCGTTTTGTTTAGAGCAGGTTTTGCACCAAGCATTTCCGCTGCTCGGCAGATGGCTCGTCACGGTCATATTGCTGTCAACGGACGCCGCGTGGATATCCCATCCTACGCTGTAGAAGCTGGCGAAGTATTGGCTGTTCATGAAAAGTCCAAGATGAAAGAAGCCATTGCTGCAAACCGTCAAGATCCAAACAATTTGATCGTTCCAGCCTATTTGGCAACGGTTGAAGGAACTGATCAAATCAAAATGACGATGATGCCATCCAGAGAAGACATCCCAGTCATTGTCAATGAACAGATGATTGTGGAATACTACTCAGGTAAGTAGGATAAACACATGATGAACTTTTCGTGGATTTCGCAGTCAAGCTGGATCGCTCTAAGCGTTCTCGCTATCTTATTGGTGTTCTCGCTGGTTAGCTGGTCCATCATTTTGCTAAAAGTTTTCTCTTTGAGGAAAGCAAGCAAAAGATCTGCGGAATTTACGGATATGTTCTGGAAAGTCAGGCACCTTGATCAAGTATTCGAAGAATCAAGGCGTTTTGACCAAAGCCCCCTGGCTCAAGTTTTCAGAAAAGGTTATTTAGAAAAAGACGATATCGCTTTAGAGCACACGCTACGCAAAGCCAGCATGGCAGAGATGGCTGAGCTTGAAAGCATGATTCCTTTTTTAGCCACCGTTGGCTCAACCTCCCCCTTTATTGGTCTGTTTGGCACCGTTGTAGGCATCATGGCCGCTTTTCAAGAGATTGGCGCCAAAGGTTCCGCCAGTCTTGCCACCGTGGCTCCAGGCATCGCTGAAGCCCTCATCGCTACCGCTGCCGGCTTAATCGCCGCGATTCCAGCAGTGATTGCTTATAATTATTTTTCAAACCGCATTCGAGGCTTTGCGTCTGAGATTGACACTTTCTCGAATGACTTCTTAAACATCGTTCGCCGAAGTGCCTAATGCTCCCAAAACACATTGCCATTATCATGGATGGGAATGGTCGTTGGGCCAAACAAAGGGGCCTCGGCCGCTTAGAAGGTCACCGTGCTGGCACCGACTCGGCGGCTGATATCGTTCGATACGCCGGTGAACTCGGTATTTCTTACCTAACGCTCTATGCCTTTTCTTCGGAAAACTGGAGCAGACCCAAAGAAGAAATCTCGGGTCTCATGAATCTGCTTAAAAATTATTTAAAAAAAGACGCGTCTGAGCTGATCGAAAAAGGCGTCCGCGTTAGAACCATTGGCAGCACGGACAAACTGCCACTGATGCTGCAAAGATCCTTGTCCGCCATTTGCGAAAAAACCAAACACGGCACCAAACTCAATCTAACCCTAGCTTTATCATACGGCTCAAGAGACGAAATCGTCAAAGCGAGTCAAAAAATCGCTCAAGATGTCGTGGATAAAAAAATAGCCATTAAAAATATTTCTGAACAGTTATTTGAAAAATATCTAGAAACAAAAGATCTACCCGATCCTGATCTATTTATCAGGACCAGCGGAGAAATGCGTCTGTCGAACTTTCTTTTGTGGCAGCTATCTTATTCAGAGCTTTACATCACGCCGGTTTTTTGGCCTGATTTTAAAAGAGCGAATTTAGACGAAGCCCTGGAAAGCTACGCGAGTCGCAATCGCCGATTTGGAAAAAGCTCATGAATTTATTGCTTCGCGTTTTAAGTGCCATTATTTTATTGCCAGGTGTTTTATGGCTATTTCACCAAAGCCACTGGCCCCTGATAACCCTATTGGGAGTGATTTGGATCCTAAGCCTAATCGAATATGCTCGCATGATCAAAACCCCAAATAGCATCATGTTGATAGGCGGCATCTATATTACAGCGGGCATCGCATCTCTCTACTTCTTGCGAGAAAAGGCCGGTTTCGAAGCGATTCTTCTCGTTTTCATCGCGACTTGGTCCAGCGATACCTTTGCCTATTTCACCGGTAGGGCCGTCGGCAAACATCCGATGGCTCCCAGCATTAGCCCAAAAAAGACCTGGGAAGGTTTTATCGGCGGCGCCATTGGTTGCGTCTTGGTTCCTGTATTGTTGCGTGATTTACTGCTGCCACTTTCGCTAACGGATGTCCTTTGGGTATCCATACCTTGCATTGTGCTGGCACCACTGGGTGATTTAATAGAAAGCAAAGTCAAACGGGTGTATGGTGTGAAGGACTCAGGCAAATTATTGCCAGGCCACGGAGGGATTTTGGATCGCATCGATGCACTATTGCTTACGGCGCCTTGGGCCTATATCTATTTCTGCTTATGACCAGCAAGGCCCGCGAAGAAAGACGAAATGCAGCAGCTGAAATTGCAGCAAGTTTAATTGGCGGCAAAGCAGACCCAGATTTCGACCCCGTGCACTCTTCCTTGTGCGTTGCGGATGTCGTCATGATCGCTGGCGCGCCTTGGCTACGCGAAGCCATCGAAAAAGACTTTTGGAAAGACGAAAGCGGCTATAGAAAAATAGGCGGCGGCTCCAATACCCCAGAGATGCCCTACTTCTTTAGAAGTACCGCCAATCTGATTCACTTTTTAAAAAGGCAAAATCTTTATTATCCCAGAGGATCCATCGAGCCTAAAGTGGGCATGGCTTGTTTTTTCGACCAAGAAGAAAGAGGCCGGTTTAATTTTACGCCTGATCGCAGCGGTATTGTGGTGGAAGTGCATAAGTTTCAAGTGCGCGAAGTCATCATGGCTCCCAAAGGTCGTACAGTAAAGCGTGTCCCAATTATTGTAGGGGATCGCATGGAACAGTCTTTAATTGGCTATTCCGACCTTCCCTAAAACTAAAATAACTGAGACCGCAAAAGCCAATACCACCAAAATCATGGTTCTCGTGGAGCTCACAGGCCTGGGTGTCAATTCCATCATCTCATGTTGATTTATCGTTTGCCTTTCACTTTGGCTTTCGTTTATCCATGAACTTATGAACCAGAGAATTGAGAAATTCACTCTGAAAGCAATCCAGAGCTATCATCACACCTCATTAATTCATTTTGATGATCAAGAGACATTGGTGGAAGCGCTGGCTAGCCGGATCGGATTTGCAGGCGCAAACCCCGTGGCCTTTTTGTCTATTTTAGCGCGCCGCCCAGAAATGCGACTCAATGATTTGGACGAAGCGATCTTAACCGACCGCACCCTGGTCAGAGCCAACAGCTTCAGAAACTCGCTGTTTCTCATGGCAAGCGTCGACTACCCACTTTATTTCAGAGCCCTCAGCCATCCGCTCAAAATGAGCAACCAGAGCAAACTTAACGCAGCCGGCATTGATGAAGACGATCTCCTGCGCATGCATCATCGCCTAGAAGACACCAATTTCCACATTCCTCAAAGTCACGAACAAGTGATGGAAATCTTATATCCCAAAAATCACGCCCTGCCTGTGGCCGATGTCCAAAAGCTACTGGTGCGTAAGTTATGCGAACTAGGCGTTCTGGTGCGCACGTACCATAAAGGTTGGAAGGGCAACGACTTTCTTTACGCGCTGACCAAAAATTGGTTTCCAGATTTCAAACTTACCTCAGAAAACCAAGAAACAGCCCGTTGTCAGCTCATCAGGCGTTACATTTCGACCTATGGCCCTGTCTCCAAAGAAGACATCATTTGGTGGACCGGCCTCAGTGAATCTCAAGTACATCGATCGCTATCGACCTTAAGACGCGAACTCAGCATCGCCCAAATAGAAGGGCACAAAGACGAAATGCTGGTTTTAAAAGAACGAGTTCAAAATATCAGACAACACGGCAATTCAGATCACAGCATCGTATTTCTGCCGCCTTTTGATCCCTTCACCACCGCCTGGGTCACACGCAAGCGTACCGCCAAAAAGAGCGACTATCCGTTCATCTACGACGCCGTAGGCAACGCCGCTGGCACGATTGTACATGAAGGCAAAATCATCGGCGTATGGCAGTTTAGAGACAGCAAAGACCACATTTTTGAATATCATCTGTTCGAGTCCTACCAAGACCTCAAAGGCGATGTTCACTTCTTGGCCGACCAATACGCCCACACCCTAGCCCGCATCTCCGGCTCCACCGCAACCTACGTCTACGAACGCAAGCTTCCCGAACCCCTGCACAAACGCCCCCCAGGATCATTCCTATGGCCACTTGGCAAAGAACCCCCATTTAAGACTGCAGATCAAAATCTACTCAAAAGCCCATTGGAGCGTCGTACTTCCAACACTTTTAGAAGGCCTTATCTTAAAGATGAGCACGTAGCAGCTTCGGCTTCTTCGTCTGCCCCAGCTGCTGCAACGTGTTTGCAACATCCGCAATAATTTCTTCTGCATTACCACCGATTTGTTGCTCATAAAGGCTGTCTCGGATGGCGCGCAGATGCATATCTATGTTTTCGATAAGCTGTTCGTCTCTACTACTACTCGGTGATAGCTGAGCAAATATTTGTATCCACCGGCGCGCTTTAGCCGTCAGCTGTGCAATATCGTCTGAAGACTGAGGCGATCTTGAAGACGACCTTTCCGGAGGTGGCGTCCTTGAGTACGGGCGATTCGAACGTCTGCTTTGCGAGAGCACCTCGCGCGCTGCTGTTCCCAAATCGGGCATGCCCTCACTACTTGAATCAAAGGCCGAAAGCGATCCGTCCGAAATCGGTTCAAGCCGCCGCGCATTTGAAACTTGACCCCTTCGTCGCGACACCGCAGTGATGGCCACTCTCTTAGGCTGTTGGACTGCAGCAGGGGCATTCTTAACATAGCCATATACTGTATAAAGTCCGCCCAAAACTGTGGCGACTAATCCAAAGTCTGCCAGCAGTGCAATATTGAATATCGATGCAGGACAAACACCGTCGTTATCGCTAGGCGGTATCGTCGAAGCAGCGGAATGAATTTCCGCCTTTTCCTCAATGGTAAATGAAAGAGCGCTGGAAAGTAACAGATCTGGTGCACCTTCATTGCCAATCCAAGTGAGCCCAGCGAGCACCCCGGCGAGCTCGCCTGTTCGAACGAAAACAAGTTGAACCCCTTGTTTGGCCAGGTGCCCACTTAACAAAGCTGGATAGCAAGCGGTGCCGAAAATCGGGTGCAAGGTGTTATAAGTTAGATGATATTCATTGCAAAGCTCAACGACGGCTGCAACTTGATCTTTGTTTTGTCCCTCAAAATTTTCAAATACAAAATTTCGCCCTGTGATTGAAAATGCAGAAAGCGACAACGCCAGCGCTAGAACAAAAATCTGTTTTCTCATTGTTTCTTATTGACGTTTGAAGCACGCAATCTTATTTCCGAGGCTATGTCCACGCCTTTGCCGTCTTTAACCATGCTTCTGAGAAGGCCAACCACCTTTTTTAGAGAATTGTCTCCTGCGAGCTTAGGCCCGAAAGTCACGTTATTGGGCGTTTTCTGCTTATTTGTTGGCAACGTCTGCTCAGGGCTAACTCAATTTTTTTTGGCTAGCATTGATCCGGTCTTTTTTAACGGTATGATCAAACCTGCCGAAATTGTTCTGATGAAAAAGCAGGCTATTTTAACTTTGCTGTTTTCGCCCGCGATCGCTTTTTTTGGTATTTTCCTATTTGCCAGCGCGCTGCATTTTCTGATTAAAAATTTGATCTCGGCGAATCTACCGACTTCCTATGAAACCACCGTGCGTCTGGTGGCGTTGGCTCAGGTGCCGATGCTATTTTCGATTGTGCCTCTTTTGGGTCCGATCATTGCGCCAATCTGGTCATTTATACTGTTAATGAAAGCTCTAAAGGGGTTTTATGGACTTTCGCTATTTATGGCGGTCATGTCTACCCTAGCCCCTGCCTTGTTTTTAAAATTGACCTGGGGCTGGGCTTTGCAGATGCTATCCCTTTCGTTGTAACTTATACCCCTGGAGTCATCTATGCGCTACATGCTGTTGATTGGTACCTTGGTGTTTTTTGGCTTGATGCTGTCTTGTGGAAAACCAACACCAATTAACCCAAGAGCGTTGGCCCAAGAAAACGCCTGTGTTCAGAGTTTGCAAATCGAAGACTACGAAGGCGCCAAAATCAGGTGCGAATTATGTTTAGAATACGATGAGTCAGTCGCTGCGTGCATGAACGGCATGGGCATCGTCGCCTATGCGAAGGGCAATACCGGCTCTGCCATTAGCTGGTTTACCAAAGCCATTAAACAAAGCAAAAACTTCGCTCAAGCGCGCAACAACTTAGGCGCCATCTATTTCAAACAAAACAATTTTTCGGACGCCATCCCTTATTTTAAAGCCGCCCTGGACATTGACCCGGGCTATGAAGATGCACGTTATAATCTAGGCCTAAGTTATCTTCGCATCGGCCAAAAAGCCAGTATCCAAAAAGATTTGCCAGTCGCTACGCAAAACTACACCCACGCTCGCAAAGAGTTCTTAAAGTTGATTGCCGTCAATCCCGCCTACGTGAACGGCTACCGAGATCTCGGCTTGGTGAAGACCTACGAAGCTGCTCTGCAGAAAAACGAGCAAAGTAGACAGGCAGACCTCAAAGAAGCCACCACCTATTTCGAAAATTGCCTTCAGGTGGATCCAGGCAACGAAACCTGCCACGAAAGCTACGGGCAAACCTTGCTTTACGAAAAACAATACGACGCAGCGCTTCAGCAATTTATCGAATGCTTAGCGAGCAACAAGAAAAACGCCGTCTGCATCGCTGGTACCGATAGCGCCTATCAAGGCAGCCAGTTTAAGAGCCAGTCTCTTAAATCATACGTTGACCAACTCAAGAAAAACCCCAACGACGCTGCGGGGCACTACGGCTATTGCTCTATCTTGTTCCAAAATGGCATGACCGATTTAGCCGTCTCAGAGTGCCAAAAAGCCGTGCAGCTCAACAATAAAATCTGCCCGGCCTACTACCAGCTAGGAATGCACTTCAAAAAGGTACTAAACGCCAACGAAGCGCTTTCTAACTGTCAGTCTTTTGCCCTTTGCGCTGGTCCTAAGGACCCAGAGCAAAGCAGACAATGTAACCGAGTTATTACAGCACTGAGTGGTTCGTAACCATGGATTTAACAGAACCTTACTATTTAATTTACCTAAACGGACCGCTGTCAGGCCAAAAGATTGCTTTGGATCCTAAAAAGCCAGAGCTCATCATCGGGCGTTCTGCAGAGGCTGACATTGTCATCGACAGCAAAAACGTCTCTCGCAAACAGGCGAAGATCAAACAAGATGTC
This window harbors:
- the rpsD gene encoding 30S ribosomal protein S4 — translated: MARYRGPRLKIIRRLGTPLPGLMRTDPDLRRPYGPGQHGPTKKSKLSGFALRLREKQKLRFHYGLSEKQLKRYVATAFRVKGNPGLTLLTSLESRLDSVLFRAGFAPSISAARQMARHGHIAVNGRRVDIPSYAVEAGEVLAVHEKSKMKEAIAANRQDPNNLIVPAYLATVEGTDQIKMTMMPSREDIPVIVNEQMIVEYYSGK
- a CDS encoding tetratricopeptide repeat protein; its protein translation is MRYMLLIGTLVFFGLMLSCGKPTPINPRALAQENACVQSLQIEDYEGAKIRCELCLEYDESVAACMNGMGIVAYAKGNTGSAISWFTKAIKQSKNFAQARNNLGAIYFKQNNFSDAIPYFKAALDIDPGYEDARYNLGLSYLRIGQKASIQKDLPVATQNYTHARKEFLKLIAVNPAYVNGYRDLGLVKTYEAALQKNEQSRQADLKEATTYFENCLQVDPGNETCHESYGQTLLYEKQYDAALQQFIECLASNKKNAVCIAGTDSAYQGSQFKSQSLKSYVDQLKKNPNDAAGHYGYCSILFQNGMTDLAVSECQKAVQLNNKICPAYYQLGMHFKKVLNANEALSNCQSFALCAGPKDPEQSRQCNRVITALSGS
- a CDS encoding isoprenyl transferase — protein: MLPKHIAIIMDGNGRWAKQRGLGRLEGHRAGTDSAADIVRYAGELGISYLTLYAFSSENWSRPKEEISGLMNLLKNYLKKDASELIEKGVRVRTIGSTDKLPLMLQRSLSAICEKTKHGTKLNLTLALSYGSRDEIVKASQKIAQDVVDKKIAIKNISEQLFEKYLETKDLPDPDLFIRTSGEMRLSNFLLWQLSYSELYITPVFWPDFKRANLDEALESYASRNRRFGKSS
- a CDS encoding shikimate dehydrogenase, translated to MKRFGIFGWPLDYSLSPEIHNAAFKQAGLDWSYELLPTKSEDLAAAVIRFREESFGGANVTIPHKEKIIPFLDGLTDTAAAIGAVNTLFWKHDKLIGDNTDAPGFLEDLRKKEVRLPGMKALVLGAGGSAKAIGYALFHGHADNIETWTRSSGAMPMPGDITVNCTPGLSPEYLEEIQFGPGQVLYDLVYDPEETPLMKKAIAGGAKAFNGKGMLLEQAALSFEIWRTG
- a CDS encoding YIP1 family protein; its protein translation is MSTPLPSLTMLLRRPTTFFRELSPASLGPKVTLLGVFCLFVGNVCSGLTQFFLASIDPVFFNGMIKPAEIVLMKKQAILTLLFSPAIAFFGIFLFASALHFLIKNLISANLPTSYETTVRLVALAQVPMLFSIVPLLGPIIAPIWSFILLMKALKGFYGLSLFMAVMSTLAPALFLKLTWGWALQMLSLSL
- a CDS encoding phosphatidate cytidylyltransferase, giving the protein MNLLLRVLSAIILLPGVLWLFHQSHWPLITLLGVIWILSLIEYARMIKTPNSIMLIGGIYITAGIASLYFLREKAGFEAILLVFIATWSSDTFAYFTGRAVGKHPMAPSISPKKTWEGFIGGAIGCVLVPVLLRDLLLPLSLTDVLWVSIPCIVLAPLGDLIESKVKRVYGVKDSGKLLPGHGGILDRIDALLLTAPWAYIYFCL
- a CDS encoding endonuclease domain-containing protein encodes the protein MQQSLRPYARELRQSQTSAELWLWKMVRAHRFAGFKFRRQVPIGPFIVDFYCAAKRLVIELDGGQHNAEPALIYDLRRTAFLKSKGLVVLRFWNNEVLGQRESVLQKIWEVLHEKSPSPHPSQGKIPSPTL
- a CDS encoding MotA/TolQ/ExbB proton channel family protein encodes the protein MMNFSWISQSSWIALSVLAILLVFSLVSWSIILLKVFSLRKASKRSAEFTDMFWKVRHLDQVFEESRRFDQSPLAQVFRKGYLEKDDIALEHTLRKASMAEMAELESMIPFLATVGSTSPFIGLFGTVVGIMAAFQEIGAKGSASLATVAPGIAEALIATAAGLIAAIPAVIAYNYFSNRIRGFASEIDTFSNDFLNIVRRSA
- a CDS encoding crosslink repair DNA glycosylase YcaQ family protein — translated: MNQRIEKFTLKAIQSYHHTSLIHFDDQETLVEALASRIGFAGANPVAFLSILARRPEMRLNDLDEAILTDRTLVRANSFRNSLFLMASVDYPLYFRALSHPLKMSNQSKLNAAGIDEDDLLRMHHRLEDTNFHIPQSHEQVMEILYPKNHALPVADVQKLLVRKLCELGVLVRTYHKGWKGNDFLYALTKNWFPDFKLTSENQETARCQLIRRYISTYGPVSKEDIIWWTGLSESQVHRSLSTLRRELSIAQIEGHKDEMLVLKERVQNIRQHGNSDHSIVFLPPFDPFTTAWVTRKRTAKKSDYPFIYDAVGNAAGTIVHEGKIIGVWQFRDSKDHIFEYHLFESYQDLKGDVHFLADQYAHTLARISGSTATYVYERKLPEPLHKRPPGSFLWPLGKEPPFKTADQNLLKSPLERRTSNTFRRPYLKDEHVAASASSSAPAAATCLQHPQ